TGAAGCGAGAGCAGAAGCTTATATCGAGATGGCGAGTGAAACGCTGGAGATGATCATGAGCGGCAGCCATCATAAAGGCGATGTATTTGCCACTGCACGTATTGCGGGCATTCAAGCTGCAAAGAAAACCTCTGATTTGATCCCACTATGTCACCCATTGATGCTGACTAAGGTTGAAGTTGAACTCGAAGCGCAGCCTGAGCATAACCGAGTTTGGATCCGCAGCTTGTGTAAGCTATCAGGTAAAACCGGGGTTGAAATGGAAGCGTTAACTGCGGCATCAACAGCCGCGCTAACCATTTACGATATGTGTAAAGCAGTACAAAAAGATATGGTGATTTCTCAAGTACGTTTACTTGAGAAGCGTGGCGGTAAATCAGGTCACTTTAAGGTATAGAAAGAGATGATAAACGTACTATTTTTTGCACAAGTTAGAGAGTTACTCGGTACCGCAAGTATTAAAGTTGCTGCCGACGAAAATACCCAAACAGCGGAAGGTTTACGAGCAACCTTAGCCGCCA
The Shewanella sp. KX20019 DNA segment above includes these coding regions:
- the moaC gene encoding cyclic pyranopterin monophosphate synthase MoaC, whose amino-acid sequence is MVDVTDKSVTEREARAEAYIEMASETLEMIMSGSHHKGDVFATARIAGIQAAKKTSDLIPLCHPLMLTKVEVELEAQPEHNRVWIRSLCKLSGKTGVEMEALTAASTAALTIYDMCKAVQKDMVISQVRLLEKRGGKSGHFKV